One window from the genome of Leptospira ryugenii encodes:
- a CDS encoding helix-turn-helix domain-containing protein: MKFEDFLKKFGEKVKNERLKKGLNQEEFDFGDYAISVRTIQEIEAGRTNFTAKSLFYISKHLKIKPSDLIDI; encoded by the coding sequence ATGAAATTTGAGGATTTTTTGAAGAAATTTGGAGAAAAAGTTAAAAACGAAAGATTGAAAAAAGGATTAAATCAGGAGGAATTTGATTTCGGTGATTATGCCATCTCAGTGCGGACTATACAGGAAATAGAGGCTGGAAGAACTAATTTTACCGCAAAATCGCTTTTTTATATTTCAAAACATTTAAAAATTAAACCATCAGACCTAATTGATATCTAG
- a CDS encoding ankyrin repeat domain-containing protein, which yields MKHLRMNSKLRDEIILSIKNKEERRTILLSINIETTIYLLRDSISNIFYYFPKEDSVKNRNIEEIINLNFNQVELMTNLFSKITFNNDIKIFEKNINVQLDLNSYNELNENILFLLLETYSFTVLTKILKGINNWNDYSIFTRNMNNEIFIFNLYNKKERELKEISRSLIFDHFNSDNINIQNEEGNSLLHLAILNMDKEIVNFCLLNGANPYLKNHINLTPFENQDLTYWEDVINAFSVEVNV from the coding sequence ATGAAACACTTAAGAATGAACTCAAAACTAAGAGATGAGATAATCTTATCAATAAAAAATAAAGAAGAACGAAGGACTATACTATTATCTATAAATATCGAAACTACAATATATTTATTAAGGGACAGTATCTCAAATATTTTCTATTATTTTCCAAAAGAAGATTCAGTTAAAAACAGAAATATCGAAGAAATAATTAACCTTAACTTTAATCAAGTTGAATTAATGACCAATTTATTTTCAAAGATAACTTTCAACAATGACATCAAGATTTTCGAAAAAAATATTAACGTTCAGTTAGACCTCAACTCTTATAACGAATTAAATGAAAATATATTATTTTTATTGTTGGAAACTTATTCATTTACTGTCCTTACAAAAATTCTCAAAGGAATCAACAACTGGAATGATTACTCTATTTTTACAAGAAATATGAATAATGAAATTTTTATTTTTAATTTATACAATAAAAAAGAAAGAGAATTAAAAGAAATTTCGAGATCATTGATTTTTGATCATTTTAATTCAGATAATATAAATATTCAAAATGAAGAAGGAAACTCTCTTCTACATTTAGCTATTTTAAACATGGATAAAGAAATAGTAAATTTTTGTTTATTAAATGGTGCCAATCCATATTTAAAGAATCATATTAATTTAACTCCTTTTGAAAATCAAGATTTAACTTATTGGGAAGATGTGATTAATGCATTTTCAGTCGAGGTAAACGTATGA
- a CDS encoding agmatine deiminase family protein, with amino-acid sequence MILDKETNTLFFSKKIIENHKEDWNRIQNSITVNFHLLDQTNDIWVRDFMPIQIDHKRFVSFSYLPSYLKNDPELITNQKEVCQYLEINPVYSSIKIDGGNIVKGKKRVIILDRIFQENAERTPQSLIKEIERLLEAEVFIFPTEKDDFLGHADGMLRFIDDSTILINDLNVYPRSIRRLIERAINSNNLDYIEIPCKPERDEISAKGFYINYLEFRNFIYLPIFDNMEKENEEAIATVSGIFPDRTIIPILLTTIAKEGGLLNCISWSCFSSNHHIREAI; translated from the coding sequence ATGATTCTAGATAAAGAAACTAATACCCTATTCTTCTCTAAAAAAATCATAGAAAATCATAAAGAAGATTGGAATAGAATTCAAAATTCAATAACTGTCAATTTTCATCTTTTGGATCAAACCAATGATATTTGGGTTCGTGATTTTATGCCGATTCAAATAGACCACAAGCGATTTGTAAGCTTCTCATACTTGCCTTCCTATCTCAAAAACGATCCTGAACTCATTACGAACCAAAAGGAAGTCTGTCAATATCTAGAAATAAATCCAGTTTACTCTTCGATAAAAATCGATGGAGGAAATATCGTTAAAGGAAAGAAACGAGTAATCATACTTGATCGAATTTTTCAGGAAAACGCAGAAAGAACTCCACAATCCTTAATTAAAGAAATTGAAAGGCTACTAGAAGCCGAGGTTTTTATATTTCCTACTGAGAAAGATGATTTTTTGGGTCATGCGGATGGGATGCTCCGATTTATTGATGACTCGACTATTTTGATAAACGATCTAAACGTATATCCAAGAAGTATTCGACGTTTGATCGAAAGGGCTATCAATTCGAACAATTTAGATTATATAGAGATACCTTGTAAGCCTGAGCGAGACGAAATCTCTGCCAAAGGATTTTATATCAATTACCTAGAGTTTAGAAACTTCATTTATTTACCAATTTTTGATAACATGGAAAAAGAAAATGAAGAAGCTATAGCTACCGTTTCTGGGATTTTTCCAGATAGAACTATTATTCCAATTTTACTTACCACGATTGCAAAAGAAGGTGGATTGTTAAATTGCATTTCATGGTCTTGTTTTTCTTCTAATCATCACATTAGAGAGGCAATATAA
- a CDS encoding MBL fold metallo-hydrolase translates to MHSELDSKPAIIIHRGSNVIGGNCIEIIYKSKSIILDLGMPLMNPDGSPIDQELTQSPSIENGILPDNKDLYESNNRIEAVILSHPHMDHYGLMNYIDPQIPIFMGEDTFQILRASNCFLSSKNRIDKMLSHVKSFAKEKFRIGDFEITPFPIDHSAYGAYCILMEVGGKRIFYSGDFRGHGATKYTFDNLIKNPPKNIDCLLMEGTSIRGSHTEDFSSEETVFLEFKRILSETKKITFSMQAGSNITRLIQLYKACLSNRKLLVLDLYQYHLLVELRKLNPSLPPFDNERTIRVFYHKNQARKLKEFEPSLLQEYKKHKIGIQEILEKQHKIVLRLSQYVLEEVSQQLVTSEIDLNDSMYIFSMWRGYLKLQENFHEFIDKYKLRLVTVHTSGHAYVSDLQRFVKALNPGYLVPIHTLSNLTFKSTFENKVIIINDNKLFEV, encoded by the coding sequence ATGCACTCCGAGCTTGATTCTAAACCAGCTATAATTATACACAGAGGTTCTAATGTTATCGGAGGCAATTGTATTGAGATCATATACAAATCAAAAAGTATCATATTGGATTTAGGAATGCCCTTAATGAATCCTGATGGTTCTCCAATAGACCAAGAATTGACGCAATCACCTTCGATTGAGAACGGAATCCTTCCAGACAATAAGGATCTCTACGAATCCAATAATAGAATTGAAGCTGTTATATTATCACACCCTCATATGGATCACTATGGCTTAATGAACTATATTGATCCCCAAATTCCAATTTTTATGGGCGAAGATACATTTCAGATATTGAGAGCGAGCAATTGTTTTCTTTCAAGCAAGAATCGAATTGATAAGATGTTATCCCATGTAAAATCTTTTGCCAAAGAAAAATTTAGAATTGGTGATTTTGAGATTACTCCATTTCCAATCGATCATTCTGCCTATGGAGCATATTGTATTTTAATGGAGGTAGGCGGGAAACGAATCTTTTATTCAGGTGACTTTCGAGGTCACGGAGCTACAAAATACACATTCGATAATCTTATCAAAAACCCTCCTAAAAACATTGATTGCCTTCTGATGGAAGGAACCTCTATTCGAGGAAGCCATACGGAAGATTTTTCATCAGAAGAAACCGTATTTTTAGAATTTAAGCGAATCCTATCAGAAACAAAAAAAATAACCTTCTCTATGCAGGCTGGTAGTAATATAACACGATTGATACAGCTTTATAAGGCATGTCTTTCCAATAGAAAACTATTAGTTTTAGATTTATACCAATATCATCTACTAGTAGAGCTAAGAAAATTAAATCCGAGTTTACCTCCCTTTGATAATGAACGAACCATCAGAGTTTTCTATCATAAAAATCAAGCTCGGAAGCTCAAAGAATTTGAACCAAGCCTATTACAGGAATACAAAAAACATAAAATTGGCATCCAGGAAATATTAGAAAAACAACATAAAATTGTACTAAGACTTTCGCAATACGTTTTGGAAGAAGTAAGTCAGCAACTGGTTACTTCTGAAATAGATCTAAATGATTCAATGTATATTTTCTCGATGTGGAGAGGATATTTGAAGCTACAAGAAAATTTTCATGAATTCATTGACAAATACAAACTAAGGCTTGTTACTGTTCATACGAGTGGACATGCTTATGTATCGGATTTACAACGATTTGTGAAAGCACTTAACCCAGGCTATTTGGTTCCGATACATACTTTGTCAAATTTAACATTCAAATCTACTTTTGAGAATAAAGTAATCATAATTAATGATAATAAATTATTTGAGGTCTAG
- a CDS encoding opioid growth factor receptor-related protein: MKYTSKIIEFYSLRIPDNRNRLLIDIWKQNNHWLEVTHDYIQWLFPLKEKSQFNENAPILKNEDIAEFSNNEFLKENLKKSFLVLLRFYGLRLREENRLFLTEYDESFQIRKNVWLTPGNHNHLRITRILKSLSLLALNDYAKSFFLCLEDIYKADKQKISKITFSFWKEAIE; this comes from the coding sequence ATGAAATACACATCTAAAATTATAGAATTTTACAGTCTTCGGATACCAGACAATCGAAATAGGCTTCTGATAGACATTTGGAAACAGAATAACCATTGGTTAGAGGTCACTCATGACTACATCCAATGGCTATTTCCCCTTAAAGAAAAAAGTCAATTCAATGAAAACGCACCTATTTTAAAAAACGAGGATATAGCTGAATTTTCAAACAATGAGTTTCTAAAAGAAAATCTCAAAAAGTCATTTCTTGTGCTTTTAAGATTTTATGGTTTAAGATTACGAGAGGAGAATAGGTTATTTCTAACCGAGTATGATGAGTCTTTTCAGATTCGTAAAAATGTATGGCTAACACCAGGAAATCATAATCATTTACGTATCACAAGAATTTTAAAATCTTTATCTTTACTTGCTTTGAACGATTATGCAAAATCTTTCTTCCTCTGTTTGGAGGATATATATAAAGCAGATAAGCAGAAAATATCAAAAATTACTTTTTCCTTTTGGAAGGAAGCCATTGAGTAA
- a CDS encoding DUF2779 domain-containing protein: MTQFKHKISKSRFVSGIQCPKKLYFDLYRHDLRPTLSDSQELLFENGNAIGKLAQQVFPNGKDATPINFYDFTESILNTKEWMREGVQNIYEASFFYEETLSALDIFHREGDEIWAIEVKSSTSVKDYYLVDASLQYWVMTNAGYPPDKFFLMHIDNSYIRRGEIDPKQLFTLTDITSEVKSNFDWVGENLHELKSIQKEREPVVEIGNHCLNPFECDYINHCWKHIPKENSVFDLTNARGKSWKLYEENILHLADIPEGFPLTKKQKIQVDGVKYNQSNIEIESIREFLSTWKFSLYFFDFETVFPAIPILQNTSPFQQIPFQYSLHVINEPNGKLIHKEFLAEPSHFVSHSEIDPRLKLLEQMRIDLGDSGSIVAYNASFEKNVLNDLSKAYPQYSEWINSAISRFVDLYEVFRKGWYYTPKMGSSASIKSVLPALAPEFSYTDLEISNGGDASNTFMAMIDGSLNGNVVSKRDELLKYCERDTLGMVIIWQKLQELLKG, from the coding sequence GTGACCCAGTTTAAACATAAAATTTCAAAATCACGATTTGTATCTGGAATTCAGTGTCCTAAAAAACTGTATTTTGATTTATATAGGCATGACTTAAGACCTACATTATCTGATTCTCAAGAACTTCTCTTTGAAAATGGAAATGCTATTGGAAAGCTTGCCCAGCAGGTTTTTCCAAACGGAAAGGATGCAACTCCGATAAACTTTTACGATTTTACTGAATCTATTCTGAATACCAAGGAATGGATGAGGGAAGGCGTTCAGAATATATATGAAGCATCCTTTTTCTATGAGGAAACATTATCGGCATTGGATATTTTTCATCGAGAAGGGGATGAGATCTGGGCTATTGAGGTAAAGAGTAGCACTTCGGTTAAAGATTACTATCTAGTGGATGCATCGCTTCAGTATTGGGTGATGACAAATGCGGGATATCCTCCAGATAAGTTTTTTCTTATGCACATAGATAATAGCTACATCCGTAGAGGAGAGATAGATCCGAAACAGTTATTCACCCTGACAGACATTACGTCTGAGGTGAAGAGTAATTTTGATTGGGTCGGAGAAAATTTACATGAATTGAAATCGATTCAGAAAGAAAGAGAACCTGTTGTCGAAATTGGCAATCATTGCTTAAATCCTTTTGAGTGCGATTATATAAACCATTGCTGGAAACATATTCCAAAGGAGAATTCTGTTTTTGATTTAACCAATGCGAGAGGTAAATCCTGGAAATTGTATGAGGAGAATATTCTTCATCTAGCCGATATACCTGAAGGGTTTCCACTAACAAAAAAACAGAAGATCCAGGTAGATGGAGTCAAATACAATCAATCGAATATTGAAATTGAATCAATTCGAGAATTCTTATCTACTTGGAAGTTTTCTCTTTATTTTTTTGATTTCGAGACTGTTTTTCCAGCAATACCGATCCTTCAGAATACATCTCCGTTTCAACAGATACCCTTTCAATACTCGCTTCATGTGATTAACGAGCCTAACGGCAAATTAATACATAAAGAATTTTTGGCAGAGCCCTCTCATTTTGTTTCACATTCTGAAATCGATCCTAGGTTAAAACTGTTAGAACAAATGCGAATCGATTTAGGTGACTCAGGTAGCATCGTTGCTTATAACGCTTCCTTTGAAAAGAATGTATTAAATGATTTGTCAAAAGCATATCCGCAATATTCTGAATGGATAAACTCAGCTATATCCAGATTTGTAGATTTATATGAAGTTTTCCGCAAGGGATGGTATTATACCCCAAAGATGGGAAGTTCAGCTTCCATAAAATCAGTTCTCCCAGCTCTGGCTCCTGAATTCAGCTATACTGATTTAGAAATTTCAAATGGAGGTGATGCTAGTAATACATTTATGGCAATGATAGATGGTTCTCTTAATGGAAATGTGGTTTCTAAACGAGATGAATTACTTAAATACTGTGAGCGAGATACTCTTGGTATGGTTATTATTTGGCAGAAATTGCAAGAATTGCTGAAAGGGTAA